TGCCGCCGAAGAACCCGGTGATGATGTTCGCGGCGCCCTGTCCCCAGGCCTCACGGCTCTTGTTCGAGTGGGTGTCGGTGACGTCGTCGACGAGCTTGGCGGTCATGAGGGACTCGAGCAGCCCGACGAAGGCCATCGCGAGCGCGTAGGGCGCGATGATCTGCAGCGTCTCGAGGGTGAGCGGGACGTCGGGGAAGAGGAGCGACGGCAGGGACTCGGGAAGCTCGCCCTCGTCGCCGACGGTCGGGACGTTGAGCGCGAAGGTCACCGTGACGATGGTGAGGAGCACGATCGCGACGAGCGGGGCAGGCACGACGCTCGTCAGCCGTGGCAGGTAGACCATGATCGCGAGGCCGACGGCGATGAGCGGGTAGACGAGCATCGGGACGCCGGTCATGTGCGGGACCTGGGCGAGGAAGATGAGGATGGCGAGGGCGTTGACGAACCCGACCATGACGGAGCGCGGGATGAACCGCATGAGCTTGGCGACGCCGATGACGCCGAGGACGACCTGGAAGAACCCGGCGAGGATGACGGTGGCGAGGAAGTACTCGATGCCGTAGTCGCGGGCCACGGGCGCGATGACGAGGGCGACCGCGCCGGTGGCGGCGGAGATCATGGCGGGGCGTCCGCCGAGGAAGGCGATGGAGACGGCCATCGTGAAGGAGGCGAAGAGCCCCAGGCGGGGGTCGACGCCCGCGATGATCGAGAAGGAGATCGCCTCGGGGATGAGGGCGAGGGCGACGACGAGACCTGCGAGAACCTCGGTGCGCAGCCGTTTGGGGGAGCGCAGCGCGGCCATGACGGAGTTCACCTCGTCGGCTTCCGGCGGTGAGACGTGCACGGGCGGTGGGGTGGTCATGGGGGCTCCATCTGTGGCGTGGTGCGAGTGAAGGGGGAGGGGCCGCGTGGTCACGCGCCGCGCTCGACTCCGACCAACCCTACCCTAACGTGAGGGTAGGGTTACGGGCATGTCTCAGTCACACCTGCACATCGGCGCGGTCGCGGAGGCCACCGGGCTCTCCTTGCGGACCTTGCGCCACTACGACGAGATCGGCCTCGTCTCCCCGTCGATGCGCTCCGAGGGCGGCTTCCGCCTCTACTCCGAGGCGGACCTGTCGCGGCTGCTCCTCGTGCGCCGGATGAAGCCGCTGGGCTTCGCCCTCGAGGAGATGGACGACCTGCTCGCCGTCATCGACGGCCTCGCAGCGACGGCCTCGCCGTCGCCGGAGCTGCACGCGAGGCTCGATGCGTACGTCACGAGCGCGCACGAGCGTCGCGCAGGACTGGCGCGCACGCTCGAGATGGCGGACGAGTTCATCACGCAGCTGCACGCGCGCCAGCAGGTGCCGAGCGTCTCGTAGGCCGCACCGCCTGCTCGCGGCGCCCGGCGCTAGACGAAGTCGGCTGCGCCGAGCGTGAGGAGGTGGTCCGCGATGTCGGTGCCGAGCCGGCGGGCCTCGTCGCGAGAGTTGAGCGTGACCTCGGTCTCGGCAGAGTGGGTCAGCTGCTCCGAGCCGTCGGGACGCGCGACGATCACCTGGAGGGTGAGGACGTCGTCGACGACGCGCGCGTAGGTGCCGACCGGCGCGGCGCACCCGGCCTCGAGCCGGGCGAGCAGCGCACGTTCGGCGGCGACGGCGAGGTGGGTACCGGCGTCGTCCAGCTCGGTGAAGGCCGCGTGGAGGTTCGTCTCGGCGTCCTCCGGTGCGAGGTCGGCGGTACGGCACTCGACGGCGAGGGCGCCCTGCCCGGGAGCCGGTGCCATGACCGACATGTCGATGAGCTCGGTGATGGCGGCGGAGCGCCCCATCCGGTTGAGCCCTGCCGCGGCGAGCACGACGGCGTCGAGGTCGCCGGCGTCGGTCGTCGCCGACGCAGCGGCCACGCGGCCGAGGCGGGTGTCGACGTTCCCGCGGATGTCGACGATCTCGAGGTCGGGGCGGACGAGGCGCAGCTGTGCGGCACGGCGTGGCGACCCGGTGCCGACCTTGGCTCCGTGGGGCAGGTCCGCGAGCCGGTGACCGTCCCGGGAGCAGAGCGCGTCCCGGGGGTCCTCGCGGACGGGCGTGACGTACGTGAGCCCGTCGACGTCGGCTGTCGGGAGGTCCTTGAGCGAGTGGACGGCCACGTCGCAGCGACCGTCGAGGAGCGCGTCGCGCAGCGCGGTGACGAACACGCCGGTGCCGCCCATCTGGGACAAGGAACCGGTGAGGACGTCACCGTCCGTCTTGATGGGGACGATCTCGATGTCGCGACCGGTCAGCTCTCGCAGCCTGTCGGCGACCATGCGGGTCTGGGTGAGCGCCAGGGGGCTGGATCGGGTGCCGATGCGCAGTGCGGGTGTGGTGGCCACGACGTCACGTGTCCTCTCAGGTCAGTTTCTCCGAAAGTAGCACGAAAGAAAGATGTCCGATCTTTTGACCTGAC
This sequence is a window from Sanguibacter antarcticus. Protein-coding genes within it:
- the hemC gene encoding hydroxymethylbilane synthase; translation: MATTPALRIGTRSSPLALTQTRMVADRLRELTGRDIEIVPIKTDGDVLTGSLSQMGGTGVFVTALRDALLDGRCDVAVHSLKDLPTADVDGLTYVTPVREDPRDALCSRDGHRLADLPHGAKVGTGSPRRAAQLRLVRPDLEIVDIRGNVDTRLGRVAAASATTDAGDLDAVVLAAAGLNRMGRSAAITELIDMSVMAPAPGQGALAVECRTADLAPEDAETNLHAAFTELDDAGTHLAVAAERALLARLEAGCAAPVGTYARVVDDVLTLQVIVARPDGSEQLTHSAETEVTLNSRDEARRLGTDIADHLLTLGAADFV
- a CDS encoding SulP family inorganic anion transporter, whose protein sequence is MTTPPPVHVSPPEADEVNSVMAALRSPKRLRTEVLAGLVVALALIPEAISFSIIAGVDPRLGLFASFTMAVSIAFLGGRPAMISAATGAVALVIAPVARDYGIEYFLATVILAGFFQVVLGVIGVAKLMRFIPRSVMVGFVNALAILIFLAQVPHMTGVPMLVYPLIAVGLAIMVYLPRLTSVVPAPLVAIVLLTIVTVTFALNVPTVGDEGELPESLPSLLFPDVPLTLETLQIIAPYALAMAFVGLLESLMTAKLVDDVTDTHSNKSREAWGQGAANIITGFFGGMGGCAMIGQTMINVKASGARTRISTFLAGVFLLALVVGLGDVVALIPMAALVAVMIIVAVSTFDWHSVRIDTLRRMPKSETTVMVGTVAVVVITHNLAIGVVVGVIVATLLFARRVAHLTEVTRLDSSDSDNERVYAVTGALFFASSNDLVYQFDYTGDPENVVIDMSGAHIWDASTVATLDAITTKYARKGKTVRIIGLNEQSAERHTRLAGKLGGGH
- a CDS encoding MerR family transcriptional regulator, producing the protein MSQSHLHIGAVAEATGLSLRTLRHYDEIGLVSPSMRSEGGFRLYSEADLSRLLLVRRMKPLGFALEEMDDLLAVIDGLAATASPSPELHARLDAYVTSAHERRAGLARTLEMADEFITQLHARQQVPSVS